A genome region from Rhizophagus irregularis chromosome 14, complete sequence includes the following:
- a CDS encoding uncharacterized protein (SECRETED:cutsite_TFA-FK; SECRETED:prob_0.7616); SECRETED:SignalP(1-19): MKYMVFIIVSFLIFFKTFAFKAFDQCDRDFTDFDATSGIKFLSNHQIELTLEGPNSRENPGNLPCCVQQGPMIISNYTFHNRDHSLIYTIVPENKRILVNGYTRTDIINANDCSSGNFDCNSLYQGSFIYTRADNYDPTKFFKPGENIGVGITIYSACFHHLETVCLTTCRYTGGLIYTPPQ, translated from the exons atgAAGTACAtggtttttattattgtatcaTTTCTTATATTCTTCAAAACTTTTGCTTTTAAAGCTTTTGATCAATGTGATA GAGATTTTACTGATTTTGATGCCACTTCAGGCATTAAATTCCTGTCAAATCATCAGATCGAATTAACATTAGAAGGACCAAACTCAAGAGAAAATCCTGGAAATTTGCCATGTTGTGTGCAACAGGGGCCAAtgattattagtaattatacGTTTCATAATAGAGATCACTCCCTTATTTATACTATTGTACCAGAAAATAAACGTATATTGGTAAATGGATACACTAGAACAGATATCATAAATGCGAATGATTGTTCGAGTGGAAACTTTGATTGTAATTCACTTTATCAAGGATCATTTATTTACACGCGGGCTGATAATTATGATCCCACGAAATTTTTCAAACCAGGAGAGAATATCGGGGTGGGAATAACTATATATTCTGCTTGTTTCCATCACTTAGAAACGGTTTGCTTAACTACTTGTAGGTATACCGGTGGTTTAATTTATACTCCACCACaataa